ACTGCCACACATTCTGCGCCTTGCACACCGGACCGGGGCAAAGAGCGTGTTAGACGGATTTTCCGGCACTACTCGTGTTTCGCAAGCATTTGCAAGATCAGGATATAGTGTCGTTTGCAATGATGTATCTGAGTGGTCCAAGGTGTTCGGGAACTGTTATTTAATGAACAAGATGCCTAGGATGCACTACGAAGGAATTATCAACCACTTAAATGCTGTTCCTCCAAAAACCGGCTGGTTTACAAAACACTATGGCGGAATCGTTTCTCGCATTGGTCAACTGTCAGTGGAGCAGGACGGTCTCAAGAAACCTTGGCAGATTCATAATACACGCAAACTAGACGGGATCCGATCGGAGATAGACAGAATGGGTCTTTCTCCAATAGAGCATGCGGTCGCACTGACCAGTCTTATATTGGGGCTTGATCGTGTAGACAGCACAATTGGACATTTTGCATCGTACTTGAGAGAATGGTCAAGACGCTCCTTCAATATGCTCCGGTTGGAAATACCAAAATTATTTATCTCTGAGGAGGATAATCGGGTACTGCAAAGAGATGTATTCGATGTTTCCGGGATTGATGTCGATTTGGCATATTACGATCCCCCTTATGGTTCCAATAATGAGAAGATGCCACCATCACGAGTCAGATACACGGCCTACTATCACCTATGGACTAGTATTTGCCTGAATGACGAACCGGAACTCTTTGGAAAAGCAAAGCGCAGATTGGATTCTTCTGACAAGCTCTCAGCTTCTGTATTTGAAGAGTTCAGGAGGAATCCGGCCACAGGAAGATATTTCGCTGTTGAGGCACTTGAACAATTGATTGCTTCAACCCGTGCGAAATGGATTATCCTCTCTTACAGCTCCGGTGGGCGTACCACCGCTACTGAAATAGACTCAATGATTCGAAATTGTGGTACAGTGCTAGAGTTTGTCAAGATTAATTACAAA
The nucleotide sequence above comes from Rhodothermaceae bacterium. Encoded proteins:
- a CDS encoding DNA methyltransferase translates to MSVNYTLFGDPVVTVPVTEGVKYAGSKLKLLPHILRLAHRTGAKSVLDGFSGTTRVSQAFARSGYSVVCNDVSEWSKVFGNCYLMNKMPRMHYEGIINHLNAVPPKTGWFTKHYGGIVSRIGQLSVEQDGLKKPWQIHNTRKLDGIRSEIDRMGLSPIEHAVALTSLILGLDRVDSTIGHFASYLREWSRRSFNMLRLEIPKLFISEEDNRVLQRDVFDVSGIDVDLAYYDPPYGSNNEKMPPSRVRYTAYYHLWTSICLNDEPELFGKAKRRLDSSDKLSASVFEEFRRNPATGRYFAVEALEQLIASTRAKWIILSYSSGGRTTATEIDSMIRNCGTVLEFVKINYKRNVMANMRWTNEWLSDAESPNCEYLFLIDKG